A genomic region of Arachis stenosperma cultivar V10309 chromosome 9, arast.V10309.gnm1.PFL2, whole genome shotgun sequence contains the following coding sequences:
- the LOC130948519 gene encoding uncharacterized protein LOC130948519 isoform X1, giving the protein MGVSSCFTPWLVGGNKVEAGRDTAKLKAEMAQNGRVMQNCVYASNPYHECTEACVHKSKDPNYKPHKNRKGFDYRRSVTDGELGKKMNEEKRSQSGCPKASNPYHVCDENCNKRRVAGADSVANSLSFGRKKHGSKPELPVLDSVPPSKIGAIYLSDASSPLSSYSDSGRKKMETKNSEIVPASGEIHVADIMPVNHKVQPKDDAEEFADPRQTKKEVDKNGSNKVVPVTSVDDTGVLTASAAAMDFAFSATHNGNEDSDGDDTESVVSESRVPVGKYHVKESFAPILLSIFEKYGDIGETCHLESVVMRSYYIECVCFLVQELQSASIMQLTKSKVKELMAILKDVESAQLRVAWLRSILNEIAENIEHINEHRAVEAEKAKSNHEVELLREELESEMATLAQKEQEVTDLKTRVEEMRGRLSELELKSSDLDKNMSSIKSKVDNLDIKSLLDQLL; this is encoded by the exons atggGTGTCTCTTCCTGCT TTACACCTTGGTTGGTTGGTGGTAACAAAGTTGAGGCAGGAAGAGACACTGCGAAATTGAAAGCGGAAATGGCCCAGAACGGAAGAGTGATGCAAAATTGTGTGTATGCTTCTAATCCCTACCATGAATGCACTGAAGCTTGTGTTCACAAGAGCAAGGACCCTAACTACAAGCCTCACAAGAACAGAAAGGGATTTG ATTATCGAAGAAGTGTTACTGATGGTGAGCTTGGAAAAAAGATGAATGAAGAAAAACGCTCTCAATCTGGTTGTCCTAAAGCATCTAATCCTTACCATGTGTGTGATGAAAATTGCAACAAAAGAAGAGTGGCAGGAGCTGATTCAG TTGCCAATTCCTTAAGCTTTGGCAGGAAGAAGCATGGATCAAAACCAGAACTTCCTGTTCTTGACAGTGTTCCACCCTCGAAAATTGGGGCTATTTATCTCTCTGATGCTTCATCACCCCTATCAAGCTATTCTGACTCTGGAAGGAAAAAGATGGAAACAAAAAACAGTGAGATAGTACCAGCTTCCGGAGAAATACACGTCGCAGATATCATG CCTGTTAATCACAAAGTCCAACCGAAGGATGATGCTGAGGAATTTGCCGACCCAAGACAGACAAAGAAAGAAGTGGACAAAAATGGTTCAAACAAAGTTGTTCCAGTCACCTCTGTTGATGATACCGGGGTTCTTACTGCCTCAGCTGCTGCCATGGACTTTGCTTTTTCTGCTACACACAATGGTAATGAAGATAGTGATGGAGATGACACCGAGTCTGTGGTATCTGAGTCCCGTGTTCCAGTTGGGAAGTACCATGTCAAAGAGAGCTTTGCTCCCATCCTGCTTTCCATCTTTGAGAAGTATGGAGACATTGGAGAAACCTGCCACTTGGAATCAGTTGTGATGAGATCATATTACATTGAGTGTGTATGTTTTCTTGTCCAAGAGTTGCAATCTGCATCAATTATGCAATTAACAAAGTCCAAAGTCAAAGAGTTGATGGCTATTCTCAAGGATGTAGAATCTGCCCAACTTCGCGTTGCCTGGTTGCGTAGCATACTCAATGAAATTGCTGAGAACATTGAACACATCAACGAGCATCGCGCAGTGGAGGCAGAGAAGGCCAAATCGAATCACGAAGTGGAATTGCTGAGGGAAGAGTTGGAGTCAGAAATGGCAACTTTGGCTCAGAAAGAGCAAGAGGTAACTGATCTTAAAACAAGAGTTGAAGAGATGAGAGGGCGTTTGAGTGAGCTTGAGCTGAAGTCTTCTGATCTGGACAAGAACATGTCATCTATCAAGTCCAAGGTTGATAATTTGGATATCAAATCCTTGCTAGATCAACTATTGTAA
- the LOC130948519 gene encoding uncharacterized protein LOC130948519 isoform X3 → MGVSSCFTPWLVGGNKVEAGRDTAKLKAEMAQNGRVMQNCVYASNPYHECTEACVHKSKDPNYKPHKNRKGFVANSLSFGRKKHGSKPELPVLDSVPPSKIGAIYLSDASSPLSSYSDSGRKKMETKNSEIVPASGEIHVADIMPVNHKVQPKDDAEEFADPRQTKKEVDKNGSNKVVPVTSVDDTGVLTASAAAMDFAFSATHNGNEDSDGDDTESVVSESRVPVGKYHVKESFAPILLSIFEKYGDIGETCHLESVVMRSYYIECVCFLVQELQSASIMQLTKSKVKELMAILKDVESAQLRVAWLRSILNEIAENIEHINEHRAVEAEKAKSNHEVELLREELESEMATLAQKEQEVTDLKTRVEEMRGRLSELELKSSDLDKNMSSIKSKVDNLDIKSLLDQLL, encoded by the exons atggGTGTCTCTTCCTGCT TTACACCTTGGTTGGTTGGTGGTAACAAAGTTGAGGCAGGAAGAGACACTGCGAAATTGAAAGCGGAAATGGCCCAGAACGGAAGAGTGATGCAAAATTGTGTGTATGCTTCTAATCCCTACCATGAATGCACTGAAGCTTGTGTTCACAAGAGCAAGGACCCTAACTACAAGCCTCACAAGAACAGAAAGGGATTTG TTGCCAATTCCTTAAGCTTTGGCAGGAAGAAGCATGGATCAAAACCAGAACTTCCTGTTCTTGACAGTGTTCCACCCTCGAAAATTGGGGCTATTTATCTCTCTGATGCTTCATCACCCCTATCAAGCTATTCTGACTCTGGAAGGAAAAAGATGGAAACAAAAAACAGTGAGATAGTACCAGCTTCCGGAGAAATACACGTCGCAGATATCATG CCTGTTAATCACAAAGTCCAACCGAAGGATGATGCTGAGGAATTTGCCGACCCAAGACAGACAAAGAAAGAAGTGGACAAAAATGGTTCAAACAAAGTTGTTCCAGTCACCTCTGTTGATGATACCGGGGTTCTTACTGCCTCAGCTGCTGCCATGGACTTTGCTTTTTCTGCTACACACAATGGTAATGAAGATAGTGATGGAGATGACACCGAGTCTGTGGTATCTGAGTCCCGTGTTCCAGTTGGGAAGTACCATGTCAAAGAGAGCTTTGCTCCCATCCTGCTTTCCATCTTTGAGAAGTATGGAGACATTGGAGAAACCTGCCACTTGGAATCAGTTGTGATGAGATCATATTACATTGAGTGTGTATGTTTTCTTGTCCAAGAGTTGCAATCTGCATCAATTATGCAATTAACAAAGTCCAAAGTCAAAGAGTTGATGGCTATTCTCAAGGATGTAGAATCTGCCCAACTTCGCGTTGCCTGGTTGCGTAGCATACTCAATGAAATTGCTGAGAACATTGAACACATCAACGAGCATCGCGCAGTGGAGGCAGAGAAGGCCAAATCGAATCACGAAGTGGAATTGCTGAGGGAAGAGTTGGAGTCAGAAATGGCAACTTTGGCTCAGAAAGAGCAAGAGGTAACTGATCTTAAAACAAGAGTTGAAGAGATGAGAGGGCGTTTGAGTGAGCTTGAGCTGAAGTCTTCTGATCTGGACAAGAACATGTCATCTATCAAGTCCAAGGTTGATAATTTGGATATCAAATCCTTGCTAGATCAACTATTGTAA
- the LOC130948519 gene encoding uncharacterized protein LOC130948519 isoform X4 produces MAQNGRVMQNCVYASNPYHECTEACVHKSKDPNYKPHKNRKGFVANSLSFGRKKHGSKPELPVLDSVPPSKIGAIYLSDASSPLSSYSDSGRKKMETKNSEIVPASGEIHVADIMPVNHKVQPKDDAEEFADPRQTKKEVDKNGSNKVVPVTSVDDTGVLTASAAAMDFAFSATHNGNEDSDGDDTESVVSESRVPVGKYHVKESFAPILLSIFEKYGDIGETCHLESVVMRSYYIECVCFLVQELQSASIMQLTKSKVKELMAILKDVESAQLRVAWLRSILNEIAENIEHINEHRAVEAEKAKSNHEVELLREELESEMATLAQKEQEVTDLKTRVEEMRGRLSELELKSSDLDKNMSSIKSKVDNLDIKSLLDQLL; encoded by the exons ATGGCCCAGAACGGAAGAGTGATGCAAAATTGTGTGTATGCTTCTAATCCCTACCATGAATGCACTGAAGCTTGTGTTCACAAGAGCAAGGACCCTAACTACAAGCCTCACAAGAACAGAAAGGGATTTG TTGCCAATTCCTTAAGCTTTGGCAGGAAGAAGCATGGATCAAAACCAGAACTTCCTGTTCTTGACAGTGTTCCACCCTCGAAAATTGGGGCTATTTATCTCTCTGATGCTTCATCACCCCTATCAAGCTATTCTGACTCTGGAAGGAAAAAGATGGAAACAAAAAACAGTGAGATAGTACCAGCTTCCGGAGAAATACACGTCGCAGATATCATG CCTGTTAATCACAAAGTCCAACCGAAGGATGATGCTGAGGAATTTGCCGACCCAAGACAGACAAAGAAAGAAGTGGACAAAAATGGTTCAAACAAAGTTGTTCCAGTCACCTCTGTTGATGATACCGGGGTTCTTACTGCCTCAGCTGCTGCCATGGACTTTGCTTTTTCTGCTACACACAATGGTAATGAAGATAGTGATGGAGATGACACCGAGTCTGTGGTATCTGAGTCCCGTGTTCCAGTTGGGAAGTACCATGTCAAAGAGAGCTTTGCTCCCATCCTGCTTTCCATCTTTGAGAAGTATGGAGACATTGGAGAAACCTGCCACTTGGAATCAGTTGTGATGAGATCATATTACATTGAGTGTGTATGTTTTCTTGTCCAAGAGTTGCAATCTGCATCAATTATGCAATTAACAAAGTCCAAAGTCAAAGAGTTGATGGCTATTCTCAAGGATGTAGAATCTGCCCAACTTCGCGTTGCCTGGTTGCGTAGCATACTCAATGAAATTGCTGAGAACATTGAACACATCAACGAGCATCGCGCAGTGGAGGCAGAGAAGGCCAAATCGAATCACGAAGTGGAATTGCTGAGGGAAGAGTTGGAGTCAGAAATGGCAACTTTGGCTCAGAAAGAGCAAGAGGTAACTGATCTTAAAACAAGAGTTGAAGAGATGAGAGGGCGTTTGAGTGAGCTTGAGCTGAAGTCTTCTGATCTGGACAAGAACATGTCATCTATCAAGTCCAAGGTTGATAATTTGGATATCAAATCCTTGCTAGATCAACTATTGTAA
- the LOC130948519 gene encoding uncharacterized protein LOC130948519 isoform X2, with amino-acid sequence MAQNGRVMQNCVYASNPYHECTEACVHKSKDPNYKPHKNRKGFDYRRSVTDGELGKKMNEEKRSQSGCPKASNPYHVCDENCNKRRVAGADSVANSLSFGRKKHGSKPELPVLDSVPPSKIGAIYLSDASSPLSSYSDSGRKKMETKNSEIVPASGEIHVADIMPVNHKVQPKDDAEEFADPRQTKKEVDKNGSNKVVPVTSVDDTGVLTASAAAMDFAFSATHNGNEDSDGDDTESVVSESRVPVGKYHVKESFAPILLSIFEKYGDIGETCHLESVVMRSYYIECVCFLVQELQSASIMQLTKSKVKELMAILKDVESAQLRVAWLRSILNEIAENIEHINEHRAVEAEKAKSNHEVELLREELESEMATLAQKEQEVTDLKTRVEEMRGRLSELELKSSDLDKNMSSIKSKVDNLDIKSLLDQLL; translated from the exons ATGGCCCAGAACGGAAGAGTGATGCAAAATTGTGTGTATGCTTCTAATCCCTACCATGAATGCACTGAAGCTTGTGTTCACAAGAGCAAGGACCCTAACTACAAGCCTCACAAGAACAGAAAGGGATTTG ATTATCGAAGAAGTGTTACTGATGGTGAGCTTGGAAAAAAGATGAATGAAGAAAAACGCTCTCAATCTGGTTGTCCTAAAGCATCTAATCCTTACCATGTGTGTGATGAAAATTGCAACAAAAGAAGAGTGGCAGGAGCTGATTCAG TTGCCAATTCCTTAAGCTTTGGCAGGAAGAAGCATGGATCAAAACCAGAACTTCCTGTTCTTGACAGTGTTCCACCCTCGAAAATTGGGGCTATTTATCTCTCTGATGCTTCATCACCCCTATCAAGCTATTCTGACTCTGGAAGGAAAAAGATGGAAACAAAAAACAGTGAGATAGTACCAGCTTCCGGAGAAATACACGTCGCAGATATCATG CCTGTTAATCACAAAGTCCAACCGAAGGATGATGCTGAGGAATTTGCCGACCCAAGACAGACAAAGAAAGAAGTGGACAAAAATGGTTCAAACAAAGTTGTTCCAGTCACCTCTGTTGATGATACCGGGGTTCTTACTGCCTCAGCTGCTGCCATGGACTTTGCTTTTTCTGCTACACACAATGGTAATGAAGATAGTGATGGAGATGACACCGAGTCTGTGGTATCTGAGTCCCGTGTTCCAGTTGGGAAGTACCATGTCAAAGAGAGCTTTGCTCCCATCCTGCTTTCCATCTTTGAGAAGTATGGAGACATTGGAGAAACCTGCCACTTGGAATCAGTTGTGATGAGATCATATTACATTGAGTGTGTATGTTTTCTTGTCCAAGAGTTGCAATCTGCATCAATTATGCAATTAACAAAGTCCAAAGTCAAAGAGTTGATGGCTATTCTCAAGGATGTAGAATCTGCCCAACTTCGCGTTGCCTGGTTGCGTAGCATACTCAATGAAATTGCTGAGAACATTGAACACATCAACGAGCATCGCGCAGTGGAGGCAGAGAAGGCCAAATCGAATCACGAAGTGGAATTGCTGAGGGAAGAGTTGGAGTCAGAAATGGCAACTTTGGCTCAGAAAGAGCAAGAGGTAACTGATCTTAAAACAAGAGTTGAAGAGATGAGAGGGCGTTTGAGTGAGCTTGAGCTGAAGTCTTCTGATCTGGACAAGAACATGTCATCTATCAAGTCCAAGGTTGATAATTTGGATATCAAATCCTTGCTAGATCAACTATTGTAA